A window from Gottschalkiaceae bacterium SANA encodes these proteins:
- a CDS encoding class I SAM-dependent methyltransferase: MKHEFNSAMAFSKFYLQQNYDFDGEIAIDATVGNGYDTEWLLQAVGETGHVHGFDIQQEALRATKKRLESSKKMTLHLDGHENLLKYGFQEIACVLYNLGYLPRGDKSISTQGKTTIQSIHAASEILKVGGVIMILAYPGHESGCLECQCVETHLGTYDQRKFQTWKFTFLNQKNDPPVLYGLEKRRTL, translated from the coding sequence ATGAAGCATGAGTTTAATTCCGCTATGGCATTTTCAAAATTCTATCTGCAACAAAATTATGATTTTGATGGAGAAATTGCGATAGATGCTACCGTTGGGAATGGATATGACACAGAATGGCTACTGCAAGCTGTTGGGGAGACAGGCCATGTACATGGGTTTGATATCCAACAGGAGGCTTTAAGAGCTACAAAGAAAAGGCTGGAAAGTTCAAAAAAAATGACCCTTCATCTAGATGGTCATGAGAATTTGTTGAAGTATGGATTTCAGGAGATCGCCTGTGTTTTATATAACCTTGGCTATTTACCTCGTGGTGACAAATCCATTTCGACACAAGGAAAAACCACCATTCAAAGCATTCATGCGGCCAGTGAGATTTTAAAGGTCGGTGGTGTGATTATGATTCTCGCTTATCCCGGTCATGAATCGGGATGCTTAGAATGCCAATGTGTTGAAACTCATTTAGGAACCTATGACCAGCGAAAATTTCAGACGTGGAAATTTACATTTTTAAATCAAAAAAATGATCCACCTGTCTTGTATGGCTTGGAAAAGAGGAGAACTTTATGA
- a CDS encoding oxaloacetate decarboxylase subunit alpha, whose translation MIQITETIFRDAHQSLIATRMRTSEMVPIAAALDQIGYHAMEVWGGATFDASLRFLNEDPWERLRILRAAMPNTKLQMLLRGQNLLGYRHYPDDVVSAFIHASVRNGIDIIRIFDALNDARNIRLAIHETKEAGAHAQAAISYTKSPVHNIGYYVEKSIEYVNLGADSICIKDMSGILLPYEAYELVSRIKEAVDVPLEMHSHCSTGMANQTYMKAAEAGVDILDTALSPFANGTSQPPTEVVIAQFANTPYDSGLDIKPLTEIAEYFEDLRGKYVSEGLLNPKVMRTHVSTLINQVPGGMYSNLLSQLGQQHAQDRLEEVLNEVPHVRKDLGYPPLVTPMSQMVTTQAVFNVLTGERYKIVPKEIKNYVRGMYGRPPAEISKEIVQKIIGDEAQILVRPADLLKPMMKQIPSEIKKYMEQDEDELTYLLFPQVALEFFQKRETGLYKIDTDLWQMDNEDETYPV comes from the coding sequence ATGATTCAAATAACAGAAACAATATTTCGGGACGCACATCAGTCATTAATTGCAACAAGAATGAGAACCAGTGAAATGGTTCCCATTGCAGCGGCCTTAGATCAGATTGGCTATCACGCCATGGAGGTATGGGGAGGAGCTACATTTGACGCAAGTCTGCGGTTCTTGAACGAAGATCCGTGGGAACGGTTGAGAATTTTAAGGGCTGCCATGCCCAATACAAAGTTGCAGATGCTCCTTAGGGGACAGAATCTATTGGGATATCGTCATTACCCTGACGATGTGGTCAGTGCATTTATTCATGCCTCTGTACGAAATGGAATTGATATTATTCGAATTTTTGACGCCTTAAATGATGCACGCAATATTCGATTGGCCATCCATGAAACTAAGGAAGCAGGCGCTCATGCGCAGGCGGCTATTTCTTATACAAAAAGTCCCGTCCATAATATTGGTTATTATGTAGAAAAATCAATAGAATATGTCAACCTAGGTGCCGATTCCATTTGTATCAAGGACATGTCGGGAATTCTATTGCCTTATGAAGCCTATGAGTTGGTTTCACGAATTAAGGAAGCTGTGGATGTACCCTTGGAGATGCATTCCCATTGCTCTACAGGAATGGCGAATCAAACGTACATGAAAGCTGCGGAAGCGGGTGTGGATATTCTAGATACGGCCTTATCGCCCTTTGCTAATGGGACCAGTCAGCCACCTACAGAGGTTGTGATTGCACAGTTTGCCAATACACCCTATGACTCTGGACTTGATATCAAACCACTCACTGAAATTGCGGAGTATTTTGAAGATTTGCGTGGCAAGTACGTCAGCGAGGGACTTTTGAATCCAAAGGTAATGCGGACCCATGTATCCACTTTGATCAATCAGGTACCAGGAGGGATGTATTCGAATCTTCTTTCACAATTGGGACAACAACATGCGCAGGATCGTTTGGAAGAGGTACTTAATGAAGTGCCCCATGTTCGAAAGGATCTTGGATATCCGCCTTTGGTGACACCCATGAGTCAAATGGTGACAACCCAAGCTGTCTTTAATGTATTGACGGGAGAACGCTACAAAATTGTACCCAAGGAAATTAAGAATTATGTTCGTGGTATGTATGGTCGTCCACCAGCTGAAATTTCAAAAGAAATTGTTCAGAAAATCATTGGAGATGAGGCTCAAATTTTGGTACGTCCAGCAGATTTGTTGAAACCGATGATGAAGCAGATCCCAAGTGAGATAAAAAAATATATGGAACAGGATGAGGATGAATTGACCTATCTACTTTTCCCTCAGGTCGCTTTGGAGTTTTTCCAAAAGCGGGAGACTGGGCTTTATAAAATTGATACGGATTTATGGCAAATGGATAATGAGGATGAAACCTATCCTGTTTAG